The region CCTGTCTCCAGGCAATCTCGGTGCGCTCCCCATGCGCACCGCGAGAGGTCCCGGTGCGCACTGTCCCCTCCCGATCCCCGGGTGCGCATCGGGACCACAACAGGGAGTGACGATCATGGCCTTCATCGATTTCAACGAAGCGGCGCTGCAGGCGCCCTGCGCGGCCGCCGCGCAGGCGCTCGAACCCAAGGCGGCCGAGGCGCAGCTCTCACAGGTCGAGCAGCGCGTCATCGAACTGGCGCGCCACGACGGCCTCGCCAGTCTTCGCCCGGTGCGCAAGCGCGGGCGCCTTGCCCGCCTCGTCTTCGGCCCCGATCCGGTCTCGCGCCAGCTCGCCAACGAGCGGCTCGAAGCACTGCGCAAGCTCGCCGTCCAGGCCTGGAACCAGGGCTACACGGTCCCGGCCTCGACCCAGCGCGAGACGCTTGCGGCAGGCTACAGCGAGGCGCAGGTCGGCGCGGTGCTCGACCTGATCGGCCGCGCGCGCGGCGCGGTGGTCTCGCGCGTCGCCTGACACCCGAGACGCGTTGCTCTACTCTGGGCCCTACTGGGGCGGCATGTTCATGTGCAGCGGGATCGAGAAGTCGAGCCAGAACGAGGAGCCCTTGAGCCGGTTGGTCACATCGACCTCCTGCATCACCCGCCCACGGAACGTCGCGGGAGCGCGCCCCATCTGCACGTTGGTCGCCGCCGTCACGCCGAAGGCCAGCGCTTCGCCGCGAAACGGGCCGAGCGCGCCGCCATCGTCGCTGACCTGCTTGACGTAATAGCTCTGCAGGCCGAACGAGAAGGCAGGCGAGACGATCTTCTCCAGCGCCGCCTCGAGGTGCATCTCGTCGCCGCTGTCGTAGCCGTTGGTCTCGTTGCTGCCGTTGAAGGTGTAGCCGCCTTTCACCGAAAGGTCCCAGCCAGCCTCGGCATCGTGCCAGCTCGCCGCCATCGAGGTATCGACCGCCCAGCGATGCAGCGAGAGATTGGCGAGCCCGCTCTCGCGGAAGTGACCGATCGGCACGTTGACCATGCTCGAGACCTGCAGGTGCAGGTCGCCCTCCTTCCAGCCGAGCATCGCGACGCCGACCGGGTCGCCCGTCGTCAGCGCGGTATCGTGGACGCTCGCCGAGAGCGAACCGCCGCCCGGCCGTTCGAGCACGCCCGCGGCATCGAGCATCGGCGCGCCATAGGGCAAGGTCACGCCCACTGCGAAAGTCCCGCCCAGAAAGTCGGTCGAGGGCACGAAGAGCATCGTCGCGAACTCGGCGACCACGGTAAGGTCGACACCGGCAACCACGCGCCCGTTGACCGGTAGCTCGCGCTCGATCCCGGCATCGCCGTCGTAGACCCAGGTGATCTTGTCGAAGTAGACGCCCTCGAGCGGTGCCATGACCGCCGTTCCCGGGCCGCCCGATCCGTGAAGGTATAGCGAGACCCCGCTCTCGGTTGCCTGCGCCACGCCGGGCACGAACATGGCCAGCGCCGCGCCCGCCGCACTGAGGCCGACGCTGCGCCACCGCCATGATTCCTGCCCGCACCTGCCTGTTCCTGAAAGCGCCATGGCCCTTTTCCCTCATGTTCCTGACCCTTGCGATCCTAGGGACCGGGCACGTCTTGCTAATCGGGGTTAGTCCCGAGGCCGGGGCGCGTCCTTCCCGCAAGGCCGGGTTCTTGCCGCAGTTCCATCACCGTTGACCGCGCAAGGTCCCATCGTTAATTCGCGATGGATGACGACCACGCCCGCTGCTGCCGCCTCCAGCCCCTGCCATCTGCGCCATCGCCATTTGCGTCAGGGACAAAGCCGATGATCGCGGCTCTTGCCATCTTCCTCGTCACGATCACGCTGGTGATCTGGCAGCCGCGCGGCCTCGGCATCGGCTGGAGCGCGATGGGCGGCGCGCTCTTCGCGCTGCTGACCGGCGTGATCACGCTCACCGACATCCCCATCGTGTGGGACATCATCTGGAACGCGACCGGGGCCTTCGTCGCGGTCATCCTGATCAGCCTGATCCTCGACGAGGCGGGCTTCTTCGAGTGGTCCGCGCTCCACGTCGCGCGCTGGGGCCGGGGTAACGGGCGCGCACTCTTCGCGCTGGTGGTGCTGCTGGGCGCGCTCGTCGCGGCCTTCTTCGCCAACGACGGCGCGGCGCTCATCCTCACCCCGATCGTGCTCGCCATGTTGCGCGCGCTGGGACAGGGCGAGCGCGCGACGCTGGCCTTCGTCATGGCAGCGGGCTTCATCGCCGATACCGCGAGCCTGCCGCTTGTCGTCTCGAACCTCGTCAACATCGTCTCGGCCGACTTCTTCGACATCGGCTTCGGCGATTATGCGCTGGTGATGATCCCGGTGGACCTCGTCGCCATCGCCGCGACGCTGGGCGCCCTCATGCTGTTCTTCCGCAAGGACATTCCCGAGGTCTACGACGTGGCGCAGCTGCGCGCGCCCGACGCTGCGATCCGCGACCGCGCGACCTTTCGCGCCGGCTGGGTGGTGCTCGCAGGCCTGCTGCTCGGCTTCTTCGTGCTCGACCCGATGGGCGTGCCGATCAGCGCGGTCGCGGCCTGCGGCGCACTGGCGCTGATCGCGGTCGCCGCGCGCGGACACACAATTGCCACGCGCAAGGTCATCCGCGAAGCGCCGTGGCAGGTCGTGATCTTCTCGCTGGGGATGTATCTCGTCGTCTTCGGGCTGAAGAACGCCGGGCTGACGCAGGCCCTCGCCGGGCTGCTGGAGTGGAGCGCGCATGGCGGCGTTTGGGGCGCGACCTTCGGCACCGGCGTGCTTGCCGCGGTGCTATCCTCGATCATGAACAACATGCCCACCGTCCTCGTCGGCGCGCTCTCGATCGATGGCACCATGCTCGATGGAGCAATGCATGGCGAAGCGGTGCGCACGGCGATGGTCTACGCCAACGTGATCGGCTGCGACCTCGGGCCCAAGATCACCCCGATCGGCTCGCTCGCGACGCTGCTGTGGCTGCACGTGCTGAGGCAGAAGGGCGTCGTCATCGGCTGGGGCTACTACTTCCGCCTCGGCGTGACGCTAACCACCCCGATCCTGCTGCTCACCCTCGCCGCGCTGGCCCTGCGCCTGACGCTGGCCTGAGCGGGACGCGCGCTTGCCTGCGCGCGCCCCGGCCCCGTGTCAGTCGAGCGCGACCTCGTGGATCTCGCTGCCCGCAAAGCGCAGCGTGCGCACGCTCTTGGCCGTATGGACCATCGCCTGGTCGACCTGTCCGGGATAGACATCGCGCAGGATGGTCGAGGCGATCTCGATCGTCTTCGCGCCCTCGGGCAGCGTGCCGACGAGATCGAAGCGCACCTGGCTGGCGCCGATGTACGAGGCCACGTAGCGCAGCATGACCGGCTCGCCATCGACGCTGAGCGTGAAATGGCGCAGCAGGTAGCGCTTGAGCGCCGCGATTGCCTCGGGATCATCGAGGCTGACCTGCGCTTCGGGTGCGATCGCGGCCAGCGCCGGCTCGATGTCGTGCGCCTCGAAGCGGTGCGAGACCGCGAGCCTGCCATCTGCCTCGACGCGCACCACGCTCATCGCGTCATGCCCGCGATGGGCGAGCGCCGCAGGGGCACCCGCCATCGTCAGGGCCGGAAGCAGCGCGCAGGCGGCTGCAAGGCGGATCATCATCGTCTTCATCGTGCCAGCCTCAATCGCGCTCGGGCGCATCGTAAGTGCGCAGCGAGTCGGGCAGGACCTTGACGTTGGAATCCTTCATCCGGTTGGTCGCCTCGTCGCGCGTGTCGATGCCCAGCGTCTTGTCTTCGATGTTGCCCGAGTAGACGTTGTTCGACCGGTCGGCGTCGGCGGTCTCCCAGAGCGGATCGAGCTCGGCCTTGGCCAGCGTCTTTTCGGTGACGTACTGCCAGGTGACCTTGCGGTTGTTGTAGCGCCAGATCTCGGCCGGGATGCGCGCGGTCTTCGAGGACCCGTCGGTGAAGTCCATCTTGAGGATCACCGGCATGACCAGACCACCCTTGTTCGAGAAGGTGAAGCGGTAGAAATTGTCCTTCACCTCGCGCGCCGCGCGCTCCTCGGGGGTCAGGTCCTCGAGCGCACCCTTGGCCTTCTTGCGGTCCTTAGCCGTCGCGTCGAGCGGGTCGATGCTGTCGTAGAAGTCGCGCGTCGAGGGATCGCGCTCGACCACGGTCTGCTGCGTATTGCGCGAGGCGGTCAGCGAACCCGGCTCCTTGCCGCGCTCGGCAATGCGGCGCTTTGCGGCAGCGTCGGCATCCGAGGGCTCGAGCCGCGCCTTGACCACCTTGTCGAGCGAGATGTCGACGTGGTCGGTCGAATAGAACCAGCCGCGCCAGAACCAGTCGAGATCGACGCCGCTGCTCTCCTCCATCGTGCGGAAGAAGTCATAGGGCGTCGGGTGCTTGAAGCGCCAGCGCGTCGCGTATTCACGGAAGGCCCGGTCGAACAGCTCGCGGCCCAGCACCGTCTCGCGCAGGATGGTGAGCGCGGTCGCGGGCTTGCCGTAGCCATTGGCGCCGAACTGCAGCACCGAGTCCGACTGGGTCATGAGCGGGACCTGGTTTTCCGAGAGCATGTACTCGGCAATGTCCTTGGGCTCGCCGCGGCGAGCCGGGAAGTCCTTGTCCCACAGCTTCTCGGCCTGGAACTGGAGGAAGGTGTTGAGCCCCTCGTCCATCCAGGTCCACTGCCGCTCGTCCGAATTGACGATCATCGGGAACCAGTCGTGCCCGACCTCGTGGATGACCACGCCGATGAGGCCGTACTTGGCGCGCTCGGTATAGGTCAGCTCGCCGGTCTTCTTGTCCTTTACCGGACGCGGACCGTTGAAGGTGATCATGGGGTATTCCATGCCGCCGACCGGACCGTTGACCGACTGCGCCACCGGATAGGGATAGGGGAACGCGAAGTGGCCGTAGACGTCGATGGTATGCGCGATCGACTTGGTCGAATAGGCATCCCACAGCGGGCGCGCTTCCTTGGGGAAGAAGCTCATCGCCATGACCAGCGGCTGATCGGCATAGTCCTGCTTCACGCCCATCGCGTCCCAGGCGAACTTGCGCGACGAGGCCCAGCCGAAGTCGCGCACGTTCTCGGCGGCGAAGACCCAGGTCTTCTCGCCCGAGGCCTTGCCCTTCTCGGCTGCGACGGCTTCGGCAGGCGTCACGATGTAGACCGGGCTGGTCGCGCCCTTGGCCTTCTCGAGCCGGTCGCGCTGCGCGGCGCTGAGCGCGCTGTCGGGGTTCTGCAGCACGCCGGTCGCGGAGACCACGTGATCGGCAGGCACCGTCAGCGCGACGTTGTAGTCACCGAATTCGAGGGTGAACTCGCCCGAGCCGATGAATGCCTTGTTGTGCCAGCCCTCGTAGTCCGAATAGACCGCGAGGCGCGGGAACCACTGCGCGCCCTCGAAGATGCAGTTGCCGTCCTCGCCCGCCTGGGTGAAGCACTCGTAGCCCGAGCGGCCGCCCACGACCTTGTTCTCGACCATCGGGAACGACCATTCGATGGTGAAGCGCGTCTCGCCGCCGTTGCCCGGCACCGCTTCGCCCAGATCGATGCGCAGCAGGCTGTCGACCACGGTATAGGGCAGCGCATTGCCCGCAGCGTCGCGGATGGCGGCGATGGTGAAGCCGCCTTCCCACTCCTGCATGCGCTTGGCGCGGCGCACTTCGGCGAGGCTGATCGTGTCGCCCGAGACGGTCTGCGCCATCTGGGAGATCGAATCGTGCTTGTAGTTGTTCTGGTCGAGCAGCAGCCACAGGTAGGGCAGCGCGTCGGGCGAATTGTTGGTGTAGGTGATCGTCTCGGTCCCGCTCACCGAGCGCTTGCCCTCGTCGAGGCGAGCCTTGACGTCGTAGTCGACCTTCTGCTGCCAGTAGCGATAGCCCGGCGCGCCCGAGGCGTTGCGGTAGTCGGTGGGCGTGGGCCATTCCTCGCCCTCGAGCTGGCGGAACTTGTCCTCGAACTTGCCCTTGGTCTGCTCGAGCGGATTGGCGATGGCCTGACCGCTCAGCGCGAGCGCAGCAAAGGAAACCGTGGCGCAAAGCAGCGCGCCGCGACGGACGACAGATGTGACTGGCAAGAAGATACCCCTGAATTGACCCGGCCGGGACAATGATATGGGGTTACACGTGTGTCAACGCACACTGTTTGGGCAAGGCAGGCTTCTCCCCAACCGATGTCCCGACGCCAACTCAGGTGCAAGCCATAGGCCTGACCGAACTGCTTTTTTTGCAAATTTTTGGCGGACTGGCGATATGATCTTCAGGGGCACTCAGCGAGGCGCGGCGAAGAATCTCGGCCAACATCTGTTCAAGACCGAAGAAGCAGATGCAATTGCTGCCCCCTTCTGGTTGATCAGCCTAGGCACAGGACAGCTGCGGCTCACACCGCGTCGGCTGCCGCCCCCTGAGAGACGCTCAGCCACCATTTTCCGGACCTCAAAAGCGGACCGGGCGCTCTCCCCCTTCGCACGAAGCAGGACGCGGCCATAGGGACATGTCTCATTCGAGAAGAGAGAGGTAAGACGCCGCAAATCGCCAGTGTCATGCCAGCGACCGCAGCAGGATGCTTGTCTCACTGTTGAGCACGCCTTCGATCATGCGCACCTCTCGCAGGACCCGGTCGAAGTCGGGAAGCGTCGGGCTGACGATCTCGGCGACGAGGTCCCAGGCGCCGTTGGTGGTGTGCAGGGCATGGATCTCACGGATCCCGCGCAAGAGGCGGATCACCGCATCGGTGGAACGGCCCTCGACCTCGACCAGCATGATCGCGCGGATCGCTCCCGAGGGCGCTTCTTCCTGCGCACGAATGGTGAAGCCCAGGATCGCTCCGCTCTGAACGAGACGGTCTAGCCGGGTCTGCACCGTCGCGCGCGACACGCCAAGAATCTGCGCGATCTTGGAGACGGGCGCACGCCCGTCGGTACGCAGGATGCCGATCAGGCTGTGATCCAGCTTGTCGAGAGATATCATGACAAATTGCTCATAACGACTATGCAAATAGACTGAAATTCGGCGCAGTTGTAGCCATTTTAGACATTCACCATGAAACTTGCCTGCCTATCCTGAGCAAAAATCAGGAGACACACATATGGTACCTTTCGTTGGCGTTGCAGATCTTGCCGGGATCGTCGAAGCGGTAGGGCTTGAGGCCTTCCTGCGCGGCCTCGCCGAGCGGATCGAGGCCGATTTCGAGCGCTGGGAGGAATTCGACAAGTCTCCGCGCTATGCCAGCCACGTGCCCGATGGCGTGATCGAACTCATGCCCGCGGCCGACCGCGAGTATTTCGCCTTCAAGCAGGTGAACGGCCATCCGGGCAACACCGCCGCGGGCCTTCAGACGGTTGCGGCACTGGGCGTGCTCACCCGCGTCGATACCGGCTACCCGGTCCTGGTCAGCGAAATGACCTTGCTGACCGCGCTGCGCACCGCGGCGATGTCCGCGCTTGCCGCGCGCTACCTCGCGCGCCCCGCGTCGCGGGTTCTGGCCATGATCGGACAGGGCGCGCAGTCCGAATTCCAGGCGATCGCCTTCAAGGCCCTGCTGGGCATCACGCGCGTGCAGGCCTGGGACATCGATCCGGCCGCCTCGCGCAAGTTCGCCCGGAACCTCGCCGAAAGCGGCATCGAGGTCGTGATCGCCCCGTCCGCCGACGAGGCCGTGATCGGCGCGGACATCGTCACTACCGTCACCGCCGACAGGGTCAACGCGCGCATCCTGAGCGCCAACATGACCGGCGCTGGCCTCCACATCAACGCGGTCGGTGGGGACTGCCCGGGCAAGACCGAGTTGGCCCCCGAAATCCTCCAGCGAGGCCGGGTCTTCGTGGAATATACCCCGCAGACCCGCATCGAAGGCGAAATCCAGCAGATGCCGGACGATTTCGAGGTCACCGAATTGTGGTCGGTCTTCTCGGGCAAGACGTCCGGGCGCACGAGCGACGAGGAGATCACGATCTTCGATTCGGTGGGCTTCGGCATCGAGGACTTTTCGGCGCTGCGCTATCTCTACGACCTCCTGCCCGAACACGCGCCGCACACCGAACTCGATCTCATTGCCCAACCGCAAGACCCGCGCGACCTGTTCGGTCTGCTCTCTCCCCGCCTGCACGCGACGGCCTGATGCCCTCGGTCCAGGCGCCCGGGGCGGTCGTGATGGTCCGCCCCCATTTCTTCGAACCCAACCCGCAAACCCGGGGTGACAACGCCTTCCAGAGCACGGCAGCCATCCGGGCCGATACCCGCACGGCGCTGGCCGAGGATGCCCATGCCGAAGTCTCGCGCGCGGCGGACCTGCTGGAGGCCGCGGGTATCCGGGTCCACCTGTTCGAAGACAGCGCGACGACGACGCCCGACTCGGTCTTTCCCAACAACTGGTTCTCGACTCACTCGGGCGGACATCTGGCGATCTTCCCGCTCTTCGCGCCCAACCGCCGTCCCGAGCGCCGCGAGGACATCGTCGCGTTCCTCAAGCGCGAATACCGCGTCCAGGAAGTGACCGACTGGTCGGGGCTGGAGCATGATGGCCTCTACCTCGAAGGCACGGGCGCCATCGTGCTCGACCACTGCGAGCGGGTGGCTTATGCCGCCCGTTCGCAGCGCGCCAGCGAGGTCCTGCTCGAACGCTTCTGCACTCGCTTTGCCTTCGAGCCGATGATGTTCGAAGCAACCGACGCGAACGGGATGGCGATCTACCACACCAACGTCATGCTCAGCATCGGGACACGATTTTGCGTCGCGGGCCTCGACACGCTGCGCGATGCGCGCCGCCGCGAGGAACTGCACGCGCGACTTACCGCCAACGGGCGCGAGCTGATCGCCGTAAGCCAGCAGCAGGTCGGCGAGTTCTGTGGCAACCTGATCGAGCTCGACGGGCGTTCCGGCCCCGTCATCGCGCTGTCTTCGCGTGCCCTGCGCGCGTTCGATGCCCGACAGGTCGCCCGGCTGGAGCGGGTCGCTCGCCTCGTGCCGCTCGACGTTCCGACCATCGAGATGGCAGGAGGATCGGTGCGCTGCATGTTGGCGGGCATCCACCTTGCGCCGCGTCCCGCCTCCTGAACCCGCCAAGTTCCCGAAATCAAGCACCGGAAAACGGCGCACTTGCATCCCGATGCAGGATTTGGTCAACCTCGCGCGTGAAGGGAAGCGGCGTCCTCATGAGTTCCAAATCCACATCGAAGGACGTCGTCACGCCCGTGCCAGCCGCATCGGGCGAGGAGCTTGATCGGCTCTACCGGGGCTACCGGGACCGACTGCGCCGCTACGTCGCGGCGAGCTTCGGTCCTGGACCGCCCGACCCGGAGGACGTCGTGCAGATCGCCTTCGAAAAATTCGCGGTGCGTGAAGACCGCCATTCCATCGAGAGCCCGGAAGCCTTCCTTGCCCGGTCGGCGCGCAACTACGTCCTCGACCAGCGCCGCCGCCAGAAGGTGCGCAGCGACCATGCCGAGGGCGAAAAGATATTGGGCGCCGTGCATGACGACTGCGATGCCGAGCGCGTCTTATCGGCAAAGCAACGATGGCAAATCCTCGAGCGGACGATCCGCGCGATGGACCCTCGCCGGCAACAGGTCTTGATTATGAACCGCATTCACGGCGTAAGCTACGCAGAGATCGCACGCCGCCTCAAATGCTCGCCGACCCTGGTGAAGATGCACGCGGCCCAGGCTCTCGTGCAGTGCGAGCGCGCGCTGAGGGAGGCGGAGGAAGAGATATGACGCCGCAGGCCGCCCGCGAAGACAGGGACCGTATCGACGATCAGGCGAGCTACTGGGTCGTCCTGGCCAGCGAGCGCGAGCTGAACGCAGAGGAGCTTGGCGAACGCGATGGCTGGCGTGCTGCCGATCCGCGCCATGAACGTAGCTGGCAGGAACTCTCGCGTACCTGGGACGATATCGCGTCCCTGGAGGGCCTTGGCGATCTTGTTCCGACAATGGCGGAATTGGCGGTCGACGAAGCACCTGCCGTGCCAGGCTCTGACCGGCGAGGCACTGTCCGCCTTGGGCGACGCCAGATGGCATGGGCCGCGATTGCTGCCGTGCTCGTGGCGGTCGTGACCCTTTCGCTCCTGCTGCGTCCGCTTGCGCCGGAACGATACGAGACCCGCCTTGCGGAGACCCGGCTCATTACCCTGCCCGATGGCTCGCAAGTGACACTGGCGCCCGCCTCCACGCTCGAAGTGCGCTTTGCCGACGCCCAGCGGCGTGTCGCGCTGACCCGCGGCGAAGCCTTCTTCGACGTGGTCCATGACGCGAGCCGGCCGTTCACCGTCGAGGCCGGACCATCGCGCGTGCGGGTGCTGGGCACCAAGTTCGACGTCAACTTCACCGACCAGTCGGTGCGCGTGGCGGTGCTGCAGGGCAAGGTCGAAGTGGCGCATCCAGGACGCGACGGAGGGCCTTTGCGCGCCACCCGACTTCGCGCCGGGGAGCGCACCGAAGTGCAATTTGCCGCCTCCGCATCAAGCACGGCAGCACCGGGCCCATCGCGCGAAATGCCCGCCGCAGCATCGCGGCCAGCTCTGCCATCGCCGGCCCCATCCCCCGGGGTCTGGCGCGAGGGCCGCCTGGTCTATGACAACGTTCGCCTTGCCGATCTCGTCTCCGATGTGAACCGCTACTATGCGCCCGGGGTGACGATGCGCGATCCGGCCATCGGAGACCTGCGTGTCACGGCCGCCTTCAAGGTCAGTGAGATTCCCGCTTTCGTCAGCGCGCTCGACGGGGTCATCCCAGTCTCGGCGCAGGAGGCAGCGAGCGGCGCCTTCGTGCTTGAGCGAGCCCGCCCTTGAGGGCTCCGAACGTCGGGCTTTTCGACATATTGGATCGCGCGCGCCTCCCTTGTGACAAAAAAATTTCACTCACCCCCTGACGATCGCAAGTGCGCGCGCGTCATCGGGGTGTTGGTCGGTGCAGGCGGACACTGCGTCACGTCACCGGGCAGCGCCACCGTTCAGGGACGGATCAGGGGGAAATGCAAATGTTGAGCCTATTCAAATCGCGTCTGGTGCTGGCCTCGGCACTCGGGGTTTCCGTTTCGGCACTCGCCATGGCCACGCCGGTCATGGCGCAGACGCAGGTGCGTCAGTTCGATATTCCGGCCCAGGCGCTGGCCTCCAGCCTGCTGGAGTTCTCGCGCCAGTCCGACATCATGGTCGTCGTCGCGCCCGATCTTGCCGCAGGCCGGACGGCGCCCGCGCTGCGCGGTCGCTATGCCAGCGACGAAGCCATTGCCCGCCTGCTGCGCGGAAGTGGCCTGCGTGCGGTTGCCAATCCGCGCGGCGGGTATCGCATCGAACGTGTGGAAAGCGTTCCTTCCGCAACCCGCCAGGACGCTGCCACTGCCCAGGGCGCCTCGGGCGAAGGCATCGTCGTGACGGGCTCGCGCATCGACCTGCCGGGCTACGAATCGCCCACCCCGCTGCTGCGCATGACCCAATCGGACCTCCAGGTCGTGAGCCGTCCGAACCTCGGCGCCGCCTTCGCCGACCTGCCGCAGTTCAAGGCCGCCGAGTCGCCGGTGACGTCGAGCACGAACACCGGCGCGGGGCGCTTTCCGATCAACATCCGCGGGCTTGGCGCGCAGCGCTCGCTCCTGCTCATGGATGGCCGCCGGCTGGTCGACGGGGACCTGAACTCGGTTCCCTCGATCATGATCGCCAACGTCGATGTGGTCACGGGCGGCGCTTCGGCCGCCTGGGGTTCGGACGCGGTCGCGGGCGTCGTCAACCTCATCGTCGACAGCGACTACGAGGGCGTGCGTCTGGGCGCCCACAGCGGCATCTCCTCGCGCGGTGACGCGCAGGAGTACGGCTTCTCGGGCAAGTTCGGAACGCGCTTCGCCGATGGTCGAGGCCATTTCGTGATCGGCGGGGAATACGTCGACAACAAGGGCATTGGCCGACGCACCGACCGGGCCAACACTGGCCGCTGGTCGAGCCTTGGCAACACCACGCTGACGCCGGACATCGGCTATGCCACGCGCCTCAAGGGAGGCTACATCACCTCGGGCGTGCTGCAGGGCCAAGGCTTCAACCCGGACGGCACCTTGCGCACTCCCGACATCGGCACGGTTGTCGGCAGCAGCATGATCGGCGGTGAAGGCCCCTCCAACGACGATTACAGCGTGCTCGTCACGCCCCAGCGCCGCTACGCCGTCATGGGAAAGGCCTCCTATGAGCTGACCGATACGCTGCAGATCAGCGCGGACCTTCGCTATTCGCGCTTCTACAATTCCTATGCCTGGTTCGGCAGCCACATCGACAACTGGACGATCCAGGCCGACAACGCCTTCCTCAACAGCGATATCCGCGAGGCGCTCGCCGCGGCCGGGCAGGACAGCTTCAGACTTTCGCGCTTCAACGGCGATCTTGCCTTCGCGGACATCGACGTCGACCGCCGCAACATCCAGGGCACGATCGCCCTCGATGGCAGCTTCGGCGACGGACGCTGGCGCTATGGCGCCTATTACAGCCACGGCGAATACCGCAACAAGCTGCGCACGCCCGGCTTCCTCATCGCCGAGAACTTCGCCAATGCGGTCGACGCCGTCATCGACCCGGCCACCGGCGCGCCGGTCTGCCGTGTCCAGCTGACCCAGGGCGTCAGCGGCTGCGTGCCGCTCAACCTCTTCGGCGAGGGCGCCCCCAGCCAGGCTGCCATCGACTACACGAC is a window of Novosphingobium aureum DNA encoding:
- a CDS encoding FecR family protein translates to MTPQAAREDRDRIDDQASYWVVLASERELNAEELGERDGWRAADPRHERSWQELSRTWDDIASLEGLGDLVPTMAELAVDEAPAVPGSDRRGTVRLGRRQMAWAAIAAVLVAVVTLSLLLRPLAPERYETRLAETRLITLPDGSQVTLAPASTLEVRFADAQRRVALTRGEAFFDVVHDASRPFTVEAGPSRVRVLGTKFDVNFTDQSVRVAVLQGKVEVAHPGRDGGPLRATRLRAGERTEVQFAASASSTAAPGPSREMPAAASRPALPSPAPSPGVWREGRLVYDNVRLADLVSDVNRYYAPGVTMRDPAIGDLRVTAAFKVSEIPAFVSALDGVIPVSAQEAASGAFVLERARP
- a CDS encoding TonB-dependent receptor yields the protein MSLFKSRLVLASALGVSVSALAMATPVMAQTQVRQFDIPAQALASSLLEFSRQSDIMVVVAPDLAAGRTAPALRGRYASDEAIARLLRGSGLRAVANPRGGYRIERVESVPSATRQDAATAQGASGEGIVVTGSRIDLPGYESPTPLLRMTQSDLQVVSRPNLGAAFADLPQFKAAESPVTSSTNTGAGRFPINIRGLGAQRSLLLMDGRRLVDGDLNSVPSIMIANVDVVTGGASAAWGSDAVAGVVNLIVDSDYEGVRLGAHSGISSRGDAQEYGFSGKFGTRFADGRGHFVIGGEYVDNKGIGRRTDRANTGRWSSLGNTTLTPDIGYATRLKGGYITSGVLQGQGFNPDGTLRTPDIGTVVGSSMIGGEGPSNDDYSVLVTPQRRYAVMGKASYELTDTLQISADLRYSRFYNSYAWFGSHIDNWTIQADNAFLNSDIREALAAAGQDSFRLSRFNGDLAFADIDVDRRNIQGTIALDGSFGDGRWRYGAYYSHGEYRNKLRTPGFLIAENFANAVDAVIDPATGAPVCRVQLTQGVSGCVPLNLFGEGAPSQAAIDYTTGTPRFNGLDKLDTYGASLRGEPVDLPAGPVSIAVGVEGRRLSTRADIGEMDAAGAFRTFNFSGFSGSYNVKEAFAEVVLPLVHDTPLLRKLQLNGAVRASDYSTSGTIWSWKLGLTNEFFPGVIGRVTRSRDIRAPNLTELYTTPTMSYGGIVDPRNPDAGTTSTLIYGGGNPQLQPELANTWTAGLTMAPLPGLTASIDYFNIAINDVISTLGGQNIVDRCEAGNTNLCGYINRDSAGRITSITSSQVNLAQFKTDGIDAEVAYSLPLNNSANGRIDVRLIGTWVNSFTRDDDITKIEYVGTQGYAFSDGTPRLRANLSVGYASDGFSGLVRGRFISAGYWDRTRPTLTNNDYAAFMYFDLNLSQKVAVAGGKSLEIYGNVANLFDKDPPIYSTFTPYYDVIGRYMTIGARLEF